A stretch of DNA from Roseovarius sp. M141:
GGCGTAGAGCCCGCAGAATCGCATGGCGGCGGTTGCCAGCAATACGACGCCAAGGATGACGGACAGGGCCGTTGCCCATGTGGTCTGAAAGAACGCGAATCCGCTGACAAAGGGCAGCGCGATCAGCAACAGGGCGAAAACGATACGAAAGATGCGGTCGAAGGTTCCGATATTCTTGGTCATGGCGAGATCCTCATTGATGATTTGACCTCAACATAGCTCCGTTCGCGGCCGTCCGTCTGTGACTTTGTCACGGACGCATGCGGGCCGCACTCAGCTGCGGTGTTGCGCCAGACTGGCCAGTGCGCCCGCGTCCGTCAGGGTGATCGTGCCGCGCGTTTGCGCGACCCAGCCCCGGCGCTGGAATTCCTGCAACTGCCGCGAGACGACCTCGCGCGCGCTGCCCAACTCGGCGGCCAGCTGCTGATGCGTGGCCTGCACGTCGGCGCCGCCATGGGACAGCTCTTGCAGCTTTTGTGCCAGCCGCACGTCAATGCGCTGAAATGCGACCTCGTCGATCATCAGGAACAGATCGGTGATCCGCTTGGAAAAGGCGTAGAACACGAAATTGCGGAATGCGGCAGAGGTCGCAACCAGATCGTCAAAGACGGGCCGCGGGATCGCGGCGGCCGATATGTCGGTTTCGGCGATGCCCTCGGCGGCGTAATCGTCATAGGCCAGCAGGCAGGCGGTGGTCAAAACGCAGCTTTCGCCGGCATGGATGCGATACAGCACGATCTCGCGCCCGCCCTCCGAGGTTTGCTGCACCCGCACAGATCCATCCAGCAGGAACAGCATGTTTTCCGGCGATTTGCCCGGCCCGAAAATAACCGTGCCGCGCGGCGCCTCGATGATTGTGCTGCGCGCCAGTAGGGTTTGCTTGATGCGATCCTCCAGCCGGGACAGGCCCGGAAAACGGTCGACCCAGACGTCCGGCGTCATGGCCGACGCCATAGAGAGAGCCGACGCAGCGCGCGGGCGGGGAAGGTGTCACTGCTCATGGTTGGCCAGTTTCCTGAAATGAATGCGTATCGGGGCGACCTTAGCCACCCGCGTCGGCCTTGGCAAAGCAGGGGTGTGACAATTCACGCGCCGCCCAATGATTGCCTGCTGGGGGTAAATACACTACCTGACCGGTAGCAAAGATCGAGGTATGCCATGCTGGGATCATTCGACGCGGTGCTTTTGGCCCGCCTCCAGTTCGCTTTTACGATATCGTTCCATTTCCTGTTTCCCGCCTTCACCATCGGGCTCGCCAGCTATCTGGCGGTGCTGAACGGGCTGTGGCTGTGGACGCAGAAACGCAGATATCTGGAGCTGTTCCGCTACTGGGTCAAGATCTTTGCGCTGGCCTTTGCGATGGGGGTCGTGTCAGGCATCGTCATGTCCTACCAGTTCGGCACCAACTGGTCGGTCTTCTCGGACAAGGCCGGGCCGGTAATCGGCGCACCGATGGCCTACGAGGTGCTGTCGGCCTTCTTTCTTGAGGCCGGATTTCTGGGGATCATGCTGTTTGGCCGCGACAAGGTGGGCGCGGGGCTGCACATGGCCGCCTGCGCTGCCGTCGCCTTTGGCACGTTTTTCTCGGCGTTCTGGATCATCAGCGTCAACAGCTGGATGCAAACGCCGGTGGGGTTTGAAATTGACGCCGTGACCGGGCAGTTCCTGCCGCTGGATTTCTGGCAGATCGTGTTCAACCCGTCCTTTCCCTACCGCCTGGCTCACACCGTCACGGCGGCCTACCTGACGACGGCATTTATCATCGGCGGTGTCGCGGCCTGGCACTTGCTGAAACGGCGCCGCAGCGGCGACGCGCCAACACCGGCGACACGCACGATGTTCTCGATGGCGATGTGGATGGCGGCGATCGTGGCGCCGGTTCAGATATTTCTGGGGGATCAGCACGGCCTCAACACGTTGGAGCATCAGCCGGTCAAGGTCATGGCGATGGAAGGCCATTACGAGAGCCACCCGGACGGCGCGCCGCTGTACCTGTTCGGTATTCCCAATGATGAAACGCAAACGCTGGACTATGCGCTGGGCATCCCCAAGCTGTCGTCGCTGATCCTGAAGCACGATCTGAACGCGCCGCTTGCGGGCCTTGATACGGTTCCGGACGGCGACCAGCCGCCGGTGGGCATCGTGTTCTGGGCCTTTCGCATCATGATCGCGCTGGGGTTTGCGATGCTGGGGATCGGGTTGTGGTCGCTTTGGGCGCGCTGGCGCGGGCGGCTTTATGACGCGCCGTGGCTGCACCGCGCCGCACTTGCGATGGCGCCCTCGGGGCTGATCGCGGTGCTGGCCGGCTGGGTCACGACCGAGGTGGGGCGCCAGCCCTTCACGGTTTATGGCCTGCTGCGCACGGTAGACAGCGCCGCGCCACTGGATGCGCCCGCCGTGGGCGCGACGCTGGTGGCATTTATCGTCATCTACTTTGCCGTTTTCGGTGCTGGCACCTATTATATCCTGCGCCTGATGGCACATGCGCCCGGCGCGGGCGAGTCGCGTCTCAAGGATGTCAGCAAGGGCCCGGTCCGCACGGCCGGCAAGACTGCCGCGCATGACGACGCGCCGCGACGCTCTGACACGACCCGGACGGAGGGATGATCCATGCCATTGGTTGAAGGTTTCTCATTTGATCTGACGGTTATCTGGGCGTTCCTGATCGCCCTTGCCGTGCTGATCTACGTCATCCTCGACGGGTTCGACCTGGGCCTCGGGATGTTGTTCGCGCTGGAGCGAAAGCGCGGCGACCGCGACGTGATGATGAACACCGTCGCGCCGGTCTGGGACGGCAACGAGACGTGGCTGGTGCTGGGCGGGGGCGGGTTGCTGGCGGCGTTTCCACTGGCCTACGCGCTGATCCTGCCCGCGCTCTACATGCCGATCATGGTGATGCTGCTGGCGCTGATCTTTCGCGGTGTGGCGTTCGAATTTCGCTGGCGCGCGGGCGGTGGCGTGACCCGCGCCGCGTGGGATGCGGCGTTCATCGGTGGGTCGGCCATCGCATCGCTGTGTCAGGGCATCGCGCTGGGCGCGCTGCTTCAGGGAATCCAGATCGACAAGGCGGCACGCGCCTACTCGGGCGGATGGTGGGACTGGCTGACGCCGTTTTCGCTGACCGTGGGTGTCGCCGTCATGGTTGGCTATATGCTTTTGGGCGCGACATGGCTGGTGATGAAAACCAGCGGCGGTCTGCAAGAGCGGATGCGCAAACGCGCCTGGCCGCTGGGGTTGGCGACGGTGGTGTTTATCGGCGTCATTAGCCTCTGGACGCCATTTTTGCAGGAAGGCTATTACAGCCGTTGGTTCGCAGGCTGGCATATCGGGCTGGCCGCTGGTGTGGGGGTTGCCGTGCTGGCTATTGCTGCGCTGATGTTCCGCTCGCTGACCATCCACCGGCATGAATACCGCCCCTTCGTGCTGGCGCTGGCGCTGTTCACGCTGTGCTTTGTCGGCCTTGGCGTGTCGATGTTCCCCTATATCGTGCCGACCGAAGTTACCATCTGGGCGGCGGCGGCGCCCAAGCTGAGTCAGCAGTTCATGCTGATCGGCGCGGTGATCCTGCTGCCGACGATTCTGGGCTATACCGCCTATGCTTACTGGGTGTTTCGCGGCAAGGTCGATCCCGATAGCGGATACCACTGATGCAGGGGGATGCGCCGCCGCCAAACCCGCTGTGGCGGCGGTTGCTCTGGTTTGTCGGCATCTGGCTGATGTCCGTCGCAGCGCTGGGCGCGGTGGCCTATGGCATCCGGCTGTTTCTGGTGTGAGACGTTACAGCGCGAAGCTGCCAAAAGGGATGTAGCGCACCGGATCGCCCAGCCGGATCGTGGCGGCGGCGTCGGGCAATTCGACCAGCCCTTCCGCCCAGCTGAGACCGCTGATGCGGCCCGATCCTTCGGAGGCGAAAACTTCGGCGCGGCCATCCCGGATGCGGGCGCGCAGATATTCGCGGCGGCCCGGCTTCTTGGCTTTCTCAAAACCCGCCGACATGTAGAAGGCTTGTGGCTCTTGCCAACCCGCCCCGGCCAATAGACCCAATGCCGGGCGCGCGAAGATCAGCGTGCAAACCAGCGCCGCCACAGGATTGCCCGGCAGGCCGAATACCGGCGCGCCCTGCCACAGGCCCAGCGCCAGCGGGCGGCCCGGTTTCAGCGCGATGCGCCATTGCTGCATCGCCCCCGCCTCACTCAGCAGGGCCGAGA
This window harbors:
- a CDS encoding DUF2892 domain-containing protein; this translates as MTKNIGTFDRIFRIVFALLLIALPFVSGFAFFQTTWATALSVILGVVLLATAAMRFCGLYALFGIRTCGR
- a CDS encoding Crp/Fnr family transcriptional regulator; this translates as MTPDVWVDRFPGLSRLEDRIKQTLLARSTIIEAPRGTVIFGPGKSPENMLFLLDGSVRVQQTSEGGREIVLYRIHAGESCVLTTACLLAYDDYAAEGIAETDISAAAIPRPVFDDLVATSAAFRNFVFYAFSKRITDLFLMIDEVAFQRIDVRLAQKLQELSHGGADVQATHQQLAAELGSAREVVSRQLQEFQRRGWVAQTRGTITLTDAGALASLAQHRS
- a CDS encoding cytochrome ubiquinol oxidase subunit I translates to MLGSFDAVLLARLQFAFTISFHFLFPAFTIGLASYLAVLNGLWLWTQKRRYLELFRYWVKIFALAFAMGVVSGIVMSYQFGTNWSVFSDKAGPVIGAPMAYEVLSAFFLEAGFLGIMLFGRDKVGAGLHMAACAAVAFGTFFSAFWIISVNSWMQTPVGFEIDAVTGQFLPLDFWQIVFNPSFPYRLAHTVTAAYLTTAFIIGGVAAWHLLKRRRSGDAPTPATRTMFSMAMWMAAIVAPVQIFLGDQHGLNTLEHQPVKVMAMEGHYESHPDGAPLYLFGIPNDETQTLDYALGIPKLSSLILKHDLNAPLAGLDTVPDGDQPPVGIVFWAFRIMIALGFAMLGIGLWSLWARWRGRLYDAPWLHRAALAMAPSGLIAVLAGWVTTEVGRQPFTVYGLLRTVDSAAPLDAPAVGATLVAFIVIYFAVFGAGTYYILRLMAHAPGAGESRLKDVSKGPVRTAGKTAAHDDAPRRSDTTRTEG
- the cydB gene encoding cytochrome d ubiquinol oxidase subunit II; translation: MPLVEGFSFDLTVIWAFLIALAVLIYVILDGFDLGLGMLFALERKRGDRDVMMNTVAPVWDGNETWLVLGGGGLLAAFPLAYALILPALYMPIMVMLLALIFRGVAFEFRWRAGGGVTRAAWDAAFIGGSAIASLCQGIALGALLQGIQIDKAARAYSGGWWDWLTPFSLTVGVAVMVGYMLLGATWLVMKTSGGLQERMRKRAWPLGLATVVFIGVISLWTPFLQEGYYSRWFAGWHIGLAAGVGVAVLAIAALMFRSLTIHRHEYRPFVLALALFTLCFVGLGVSMFPYIVPTEVTIWAAAAPKLSQQFMLIGAVILLPTILGYTAYAYWVFRGKVDPDSGYH
- a CDS encoding DUF2474 domain-containing protein, giving the protein MQGDAPPPNPLWRRLLWFVGIWLMSVAALGAVAYGIRLFLV